GAACTTCATTTTCGATGTGGCTAACAGAGCATTGTTACGAGAGAAGAATATCTCGACCGAACCAGTAGCCCAACGGAGAACCTGGTGAAGCCTATCTGTTAAGTTGATTGGAGCAGTTCCTCGGAAAGCATCCCGTTTAGTCACACAATAAACTGATTTCCATCCCCTATTGTGCATTCTATACCCCGTGACAACATCTTCTGTAACAGACCCGTAAATCCACCCAACACGATCGCCCCACTCAGTTTTATCCTCATACCAGCATGAGATGACGCTGATTGCCTCGGCAACAGTGGATGCATCAAGAAGCTCTCTGGGAATGGTAAGAGCCCCAGGAGGTCGTCCATTTTTAACAGCAGGATGATCTGCAAGGGGACGGCCTTGGAACTCTGCAACTGGTATCGAATCAATAAGGAAAGTTGAGTTTCCAAACTTCTTTGGAGCGAGAGATAGATTCATGTCTTCGTCATCAGAATCACCCATTCTAAGCGCGCGGTTCTCTTCTGGGGTGTGTGACACCGAGGCACGCTTTTTGCGACCAAAGCAGCAGCTGCAGCAACCAGGGTGGTGTTCTTTCGCTCGAGGCGGATCAAATCCATAGAGTGCAATTCTTCGAAAGAGGCATCCTGTTCCAACGTAGACAGGACCCTGGAGGCCATCAAGTGCGCGCATATTACCATCAAAGAAAACAGTGTTGTGATTCGCATACCGGTCAGAAGGATCAATACCCTCAAATCTCTGGGGAAACTGGACATAACAAAGCCGATCACCACCCCTATCCATCATGAAACACATACCTTCTTTCATAGCCTGAGAGTTGTAGATGTAGTGGTCACAGTCAAGATTGAGAATGAAGGGGCCATTAGACATGATTGCAGAAGCTCGAACAAGAGCATTCATGGCTCCTGCTTTCTTATTGTGATCGTAGCCAGGGCGCTTCTCACGAGATACATAAACAAGCATGGGGAGACGGATATCAATATCAGTGGAGTCCAATGTCCCAATCTCGTCGATTGTACCATGTAGTGGCTCATCACTTGGAGGTTTCAGCATCACCTGCATTGTTCCTCAGTTGTTAAGGTTTCTATATTTCAACTGACACTCTTTAACTTAATTCATATTAATCTGAATTTTGACAAAACCAGCTATCAATGAGGATAATATGAGATTCATGAATAGAGGTATACCTGTATTATACCAGCATGATCACCCCTAGTGTGCTCTACTGAAGGAGTCAACCAAGTTCCTGGCCAATGGGTTCCATCTGCCATCCATGTAGCTTTCGCGATCTTAATACTCTCTGCGGGATCATCATCTCTCTTCTGTCTCTGTTGTTTCATAGCCTTAATTTCCTCCCGAGCATGATAGGCGTCAGATCTACGACGGATAGAGTCTGGCAGCCCATTGATGCGGACTTTAAATTCGTCATACTCACGTTTTATTCGTCTACGGTCCTTGACAAAGTCTGTCCGTACCTTGTTCTTGTAGGGATCCCTTTTCAAACTGAAATAAGATTCAGGGTTTCTAGGCTCAATATTATGTTTTCGGCAAAATGGAACCCACATGTTAGCAAAGCTCGCGGCTTCTGCCATGGCCTCAAATGTCAAAAGAGCACCTCCGTCATCAGAGACATAGCATGCAAGCTTTTCAACTGGATAATCAGTGGCTAAGATAGACAAAATTGTGTTTGCAGTGACAAGTGGAGGTTCTTTCTCAGGATCTGCAGTAGACACAAAGATATCTATTCCAGGGAGATCAGATTTTCCCGTGGGATTATTTGGACTAGGCATTTCAAATTTCTCTTTTAAGACATTGAGGTCTGTGGAACGGTTAATAGGACAGAGTTTTGGAAGTTGATCAAGAACCCACGAGAAAGCAAACCATAACTCACAAACAATAGACATCCCCCAGAGCCAAATTGCATCATTATTTGGGTGGGTGATCCTCCATTCCAGAAAAAATGCAAGAACAACCAACCGAATCACGATCAGAAGCCTGTTACAAAGAAACAAATTGTTGCAGAAAGTCGTCAATAGAATGCATAGGGACTGCAGTAGTATATGGTAGGTCAATGTGATCTCATATATCCTAATAAAGTTGTTACTAGTATGATCGGATGAAATTATAAGACATGAAACACAGAAACTAGTAtatattacaaaaaaaaaattgtcTTCTGTACTTATTTAATATATTCTACAGTGACTGAAAGTCCTAATTTCTTTTCCAAGTCCTAATTTCTCTTATTACTGAATAGGTTTTCGAGGATTGAAGAGAAAACTCCGTGCATTTCAAGGATGAATGATACATGTGTGTGCTTCAATCAATATGTGGCAGACTGATATCTTAGATATCTCACTCAAGCATGAGACAGCATGGACAAAAAATCAGATAGCAAAACTGAATAGGAAATAGAGTTGGACCTGTATGGGCTGAGAATAGCAGCTGGTATTTTTAACTTGCGAGTGAGTGGTCTCCATGGTTTACCCATCAAATCCGATGGGTCAGCTGTCTTTTCACCCTTCGCGTTAACAAAGCCTCCTCCTTCCTTTGGCCATATAG
The sequence above is drawn from the Apium graveolens cultivar Ventura chromosome 2, ASM990537v1, whole genome shotgun sequence genome and encodes:
- the LOC141708334 gene encoding cellulose synthase-like protein D3 — its product is MTSKTKVASRLSMTSDADGPDSHHKPPMPPTVTFGRRTSSGRYISYSRDDLDSELGSSDFMNYTVHMPPTPDNQPMDSISQKVEEQYVSSSLFTGGFNSVTRAHLMDKVTESEVNHPQMAGSKGSSCAIPGCDGKVMSDERGVDILPCECDFKICRDCYMDAVKTGDGICPGCKEQYKVPDMDEAEPNGRTLQLPPPSGISKMERRLSLMKSTKSQLMRSHTGDFDHNRWLFETSGTYGYGNAIWPKEGGGFVNAKGEKTADPSDLMGKPWRPLTRKLKIPAAILSPYRLLIVIRLVVLAFFLEWRITHPNNDAIWLWGMSIVCELWFAFSWVLDQLPKLCPINRSTDLNVLKEKFEMPSPNNPTGKSDLPGIDIFVSTADPEKEPPLVTANTILSILATDYPVEKLACYVSDDGGALLTFEAMAEAASFANMWVPFCRKHNIEPRNPESYFSLKRDPYKNKVRTDFVKDRRRIKREYDEFKVRINGLPDSIRRRSDAYHAREEIKAMKQQRQKRDDDPAESIKIAKATWMADGTHWPGTWLTPSVEHTRGDHAGIIQVMLKPPSDEPLHGTIDEIGTLDSTDIDIRLPMLVYVSREKRPGYDHNKKAGAMNALVRASAIMSNGPFILNLDCDHYIYNSQAMKEGMCFMMDRGGDRLCYVQFPQRFEGIDPSDRYANHNTVFFDGNMRALDGLQGPVYVGTGCLFRRIALYGFDPPRAKEHHPGCCSCCFGRKKRASVSHTPEENRALRMGDSDDEDMNLSLAPKKFGNSTFLIDSIPVAEFQGRPLADHPAVKNGRPPGALTIPRELLDASTVAEAISVISCWYEDKTEWGDRVGWIYGSVTEDVVTGYRMHNRGWKSVYCVTKRDAFRGTAPINLTDRLHQVLRWATGSVEIFFSRNNALLATSKMKFLQRIAYLNVGIYPFTSIFLIVYCFLPALSLFSGQFIVQSLDVTFLAYLLTITITLCLLAVLEVKWSGIELEEWWRNEQFWLIGGTSAHLAAVLQGLLKVVAGIEISFTLTSKSGAEDENDEFAELYVVKWTSLMIPPITIMMTNLIAIAVGFSRTIYSQIPQWSRLLGGVFFSFWVLAHLYPFAKGLMGRRGRTPTIVFVWSGLIAITISLLWVSINPPQGATEIGGSFQFP